The Micromonospora sp. NBC_01740 genome includes a window with the following:
- a CDS encoding Glu/Leu/Phe/Val family dehydrogenase, translating into MGVFATTEDPGSSGHEQVVFCQDKQTGLKAIIGIYSTALGPALGGTRFYPYASESDALADVLDLSRGMAYKNALAGLDLGGGKAVIWGDPERIKSEALLRAYGRFVESLAGRYYTACDVGTYVADMDVIARETSYVTGRSVEHGGAGDSSILTAWGVFQGMRAAAEHVWGAPTLAGRRVGVAGLGKVGKYLVGHLVDDGAEVVATDVNPKALEWARATHPQVALVDDAAALVAADIDVYAPCALGGALNDDTVPALRAKVVAGAANNQLAHSGIEKLLADRGILYAPDYVVNAGGVIQVADEIEGFNFDRAKLRATRIYDTTREILRLADAEGVPPAVAADRLAERRMADVGRLRTIHLR; encoded by the coding sequence ATGGGCGTATTCGCCACCACCGAAGACCCGGGGTCCAGCGGTCACGAACAGGTCGTGTTCTGCCAGGACAAGCAGACCGGCCTCAAGGCGATCATCGGCATCTACTCCACCGCGCTCGGCCCCGCGCTCGGTGGGACCCGGTTCTACCCGTACGCCAGCGAGTCCGACGCCCTCGCCGACGTGCTCGACCTCTCCCGGGGCATGGCCTACAAGAACGCCCTCGCCGGGCTGGACCTGGGCGGCGGCAAGGCGGTCATCTGGGGTGACCCCGAGCGGATCAAGAGCGAGGCGCTGCTGCGCGCGTACGGCCGCTTCGTGGAGTCCCTCGCCGGGCGCTACTACACCGCCTGCGACGTCGGCACCTACGTCGCCGACATGGACGTGATCGCCCGCGAGACCTCCTACGTCACGGGCCGCAGCGTCGAGCACGGCGGCGCCGGCGACTCCTCGATCCTCACCGCCTGGGGCGTGTTCCAGGGCATGCGGGCCGCGGCCGAGCACGTCTGGGGCGCCCCGACCCTCGCCGGCCGACGGGTCGGCGTGGCGGGCCTGGGCAAGGTCGGCAAGTACCTCGTCGGCCACCTGGTCGACGACGGCGCCGAGGTGGTGGCGACCGACGTCAACCCGAAGGCCCTCGAGTGGGCCCGCGCCACCCACCCGCAGGTCGCGCTGGTCGACGACGCCGCCGCGCTGGTCGCCGCCGACATCGACGTGTACGCCCCGTGCGCCCTGGGCGGCGCGCTCAACGACGACACGGTGCCGGCGCTGCGCGCCAAGGTGGTCGCCGGCGCGGCCAACAACCAGCTCGCCCACTCCGGCATCGAGAAGCTCCTCGCCGACCGCGGCATCCTCTACGCCCCGGACTACGTCGTGAACGCCGGCGGCGTGATCCAGGTGGCGGACGAGATCGAGGGCTTCAACTTCGACCGGGCCAAGCTGCGCGCGACCCGGATCTACGACACCACCCGGGAGATCCTGCGACTGGCCGACGCCGAGGGCGTGCCGCCGGCCGTGGCGGCGGACCGGCTGGCGGAGCGGCGGATGGCCGACGTCGGCCGGCTGCGCACGATCCACCTGCGCTGA
- a CDS encoding DUF3073 domain-containing protein yields the protein MGRGRAKAKQTKVARELKYHSPNTDLTALQRELAGAGKSEHNFDDDYKEYVDDDDEDHADEDPDPWVRPPR from the coding sequence ATGGGGCGCGGCCGTGCTAAGGCCAAGCAGACGAAGGTGGCGCGGGAGTTGAAGTACCACTCCCCGAACACCGACCTCACCGCCTTGCAGCGCGAACTGGCGGGTGCTGGTAAGTCTGAGCACAACTTCGACGACGACTACAAAGAGTATGTCGACGACGATGATGAGGATCACGCGGACGAAGACCCGGATCCCTGGGTACGTCCGCCCCGCTGA
- the amcA gene encoding multiple cyclophane-containing RiPP AmcA — protein MPETTSHRHPDRRTDTPDEVADRVREAAPGLTALLHEAEAARRLRAEVAGGDGASAVCAWNHFENIPTFYNWNNRPR, from the coding sequence ATGCCCGAGACCACCAGTCACCGGCATCCTGACCGGAGGACGGACACCCCGGACGAGGTCGCCGACCGGGTGCGGGAAGCCGCGCCGGGACTCACCGCACTCCTCCACGAGGCCGAGGCCGCGCGGCGACTACGGGCCGAGGTGGCGGGCGGGGACGGCGCGAGCGCCGTGTGCGCCTGGAACCACTTCGAGAACATCCCGACGTTCTACAACTGGAACAACCGCCCCCGCTGA